The stretch of DNA CATGGATGATGTTATATTCTCTGGCACAAAACAGCGCCCGGGCCGTAACCAAGCCCATGTTACGCTAACCATTGATAACAAAGCCCGCATCGCCCCGCCGATGTTTAATGATGATGACACGCTGGAAGTGTCGCGTATCATCACCAAAGGCCAAGGGTCAAAATACCAAGTCAATAATAAGACCGTTCGCGCCAAAGACATTCAGCTTTTATTTGCCGATGCCAGCACAGGCGCGAACTCGCCTGCCCTCGTCCGCCAAGGCCAAATCAACGAGTTGATTTCAGCCAAGCCGTCCAACCGCCGTAAAATCCTCGAAGAAGCTGCCGGTATTTCAGGCCTGCATACTCGCCGTCATGAGGCGGAACTCCGTCTTCGCGCAGCAGAAACGAACCTGTCGCGCCTCGATGATATATTACAACAAATCGAAGGGCAGCTTTTATCGCTGCGCCGTCAATCCCGCCAAGCAGCGCGGTATAAGCGCCTTGCGGGTGAGATTTTTGAATATCGGGCATTGCTGTGGCTAAAGCGGTGGAACGCTGCGATTGAGACATTATCCGTCGCGCGTGAGACACTGCAAACTTATGAGACGCAAGTTGGGGACACAGCGGCGGCCGCATCCGAAGCCACGCGCGAAGCCGCCGAATTAGCTGCCCTTTTGGATCCCAAACGCGAAGAACAAATTATTGCTGCCGCCGTATTAGGACGTCTGAATGCGGCCAAAGAGCTGCTGGAGCGGGACGAGAACGCGGCCAAAGCCGAGCTTGAAAAACTGCAAGGTGAGATGGAGCAATTGGGCCGCGACTTAGAACGCGAAACAGGCATTGTCACGGACGCCGAAGAAGCCGAAGCCCGGCTTAAAGTCGAGTTTGAAACCCTATCCGCTGTCAAGGATATGAGCGCCGCACTGGACGCAGCCGCGGACGAGGCGCAAGCCGCCATCGCGCAACGCTCGTCGCTGGAGACGGATTATAATGAGCTGACGCGTAAGGCGGCTGATCAAAACGCACGCCTTGATGCCGCGCGGCGTGAAAACACCCAAGCCCAAGCACGGCTGGTGCGCGTGACCCGCGACTATGACGCCGCGACGGCCAAGCTAGATAATTTAAGTTCCCATGGAGGCATATTGGGCGGGACCGTGCAATCCGGAAATCTTTTCTCCTCTGCGGCGAAAGACGCGCTGAGCGCTTTGGATGCGGCGCGGGCAAAAGAACAACAACTCGCCAGCGCTCGGTCAGAGACAGAGACCGCAGACCAAGCTGCGCGCGAAAACCTCGCCGATGCCAAGCAAGTGGCCTCAAAACTCCGCGCGGAACAAGACGCGCTTAACCGTGTCGTATCGCGCGGAAATAGCGATAGCTGGACGCCAGCACTATCAAAAATCGATGTCAAAAAAGGCTATGAGCAAGCGCTCGCCGCGGCCCTAGGTGAGGATCTGGACGCGGCGATTAATGAGCTCGCCCCCGTCAATTGGCAGGGCGCAACCACCCCCGACCAAGCCCTGCCCAAAGGTGCGACGCCGCTATCACAATTTGTAACCGCCCCGCCTGAACTGACCGCACGTCTATCCCAAATCGGAATTATTGATGCGGATGATATGGACGCAGTGTCAGAGATGTTAAAACCGGGCCAACGATTGGTCAGCCCGCAAGGCCGCGTGGTGCGGTGGGACGGTTTGGTCATCGATTCAGATGCCGAGACATCGGCGGCAATACGGCTCAAACAGCAGACCCGCCTGTCTGAAATTGAGGACGAATTACGCATTGCCGACAGCGCGATTGAGACGGCAAATGCAGCGTTTGAAGCGACACGACAAGCCCGACAAAACGCAGATCAAGCCGCGCGCGAAGCCCGCCAAGCCCTGCCCGATCTTGAGCGCAAAGAACGCGCCGCCCAAGCCGCATTGACGCAGTTTGAAACCGATATTGCCCGCGAAACGGCGCAAAAACGCGCGCTTGAAGAGCAAATCGAGCGCCTGCGGGCAGAGCAAGCGGAGCTGAGCAAACAAGCCGATACGGCGCTGGCCGCCCTACAAGCCCTTGAAGGCGTTGAGGATGTCTCCGCCGCTCAAGACGCGCTATTAGAGGCGTTATCATCCGCGCGCGAAATCGCTGACGATAAAGGGGCGGCCTACCGCAGTTTGAAAAA from Fretibacter rubidus encodes:
- the smc gene encoding chromosome segregation protein SMC, coding for MGSLVFNQIKLVGFKSFVDPTDFVIEPGLTGIVGPNGCGKSNLLEAIRWVMGANSAKAMRGGAMDDVIFSGTKQRPGRNQAHVTLTIDNKARIAPPMFNDDDTLEVSRIITKGQGSKYQVNNKTVRAKDIQLLFADASTGANSPALVRQGQINELISAKPSNRRKILEEAAGISGLHTRRHEAELRLRAAETNLSRLDDILQQIEGQLLSLRRQSRQAARYKRLAGEIFEYRALLWLKRWNAAIETLSVARETLQTYETQVGDTAAAASEATREAAELAALLDPKREEQIIAAAVLGRLNAAKELLERDENAAKAELEKLQGEMEQLGRDLERETGIVTDAEEAEARLKVEFETLSAVKDMSAALDAAADEAQAAIAQRSSLETDYNELTRKAADQNARLDAARRENTQAQARLVRVTRDYDAATAKLDNLSSHGGILGGTVQSGNLFSSAAKDALSALDAARAKEQQLASARSETETADQAARENLADAKQVASKLRAEQDALNRVVSRGNSDSWTPALSKIDVKKGYEQALAAALGEDLDAAINELAPVNWQGATTPDQALPKGATPLSQFVTAPPELTARLSQIGIIDADDMDAVSEMLKPGQRLVSPQGRVVRWDGLVIDSDAETSAAIRLKQQTRLSEIEDELRIADSAIETANAAFEATRQARQNADQAAREARQALPDLERKERAAQAALTQFETDIARETAQKRALEEQIERLRAEQAELSKQADTALAALQALEGVEDVSAAQDALLEALSSAREIADDKGAAYRSLKNDMDARAKRLSAVESERTNWARRREAAQTRVTQLERRTEVSKAALSTATSGPDQFEDRRNKLFAELATAENRRKSAADALALSESQLKEAEAKARDCEAAHNTAREHRAGAQARLAASEERITETRARIDETLSCGPDELTQHLGELDPGSKLSETDIERKLERLSQERERMGGVNLRADEEAAEQEERLSAMSEERTDLIAAIARLREGIDELNSEGRQRLLAAFDTVNGHFGRLFTTLFGGGEAALALTESEDPLEAGLEVMVSPPGKKLGSMSLMSGGEQALTATALIFAVFLSNPAPICVLDEVDAPLDDANVARYCNLLDEMALATNTKFIAITHNPVTMARMNRIFGVTMAEQGVSQLVSIELDAAAKLVAV